Within Methanobacterium sp., the genomic segment AAAACCCCTCAATTTCCAGAGTATCCACTTTAAGCTCATTTATGGATCTGTTCTTTTCAGGATACATTAACCACATTGCAGAAAAATACAGGGTTTTAGAAGATATTTGTCCATCATGCCAGGACAATGTAGCTCTTGATAAAATAAAGTTGAGTTTTGGAGAAGAAGAATCAATTGTTGAGGTTTATCGTGAAAAAGAAGGTAAAGTATGTTCTGAATGTGAAAAATCTGCTATTTCTACAATTTACATTACTTATTCGGGTGGCGATGACCTTTTAGTTTTTGGTCCTTATGATCACATCATAGAATTTGCCAGTGAATTACGAAGAGAATTTAAAGAATGGACCTGTCAAAACAGGGATATTAGCATTTCTGCCGGTGTTTTCCTGGCAGGACCTAAATTTCCTGCAGAAAGAGGAGTTAAATTTGCAAATAATTCACTTTCAGTATCTAAAGATTGTGGAAAAGACATGATAACCCTTTTTAATGAGACAGTGCGTTGGGAAACACAGGAACCATATAAAGGATTCAAAGATCTCCTATATTTCGCTTATAAGTTAGAAAATCTTTCAGGTAGCAAAAAAATATCTAAAAGTTTGATTTATTCCATGCTAATGATGTGGCAGGATACTTTCACCCCATTTAAACCTGCTAATAATATTAAAGAATGGAATAAGAACAATAAAATCCGTTTAGAGAAAAAAAGATACGTTCCACTATTTAAATATAAATTAAGGACGGTAAAAAATCTTCAAATTAAAGAAGAAATGAATAGAGAAGGTTTAAAATTCATGCCCTGGATTAAGATTCCTGCTTCCTGGGTAAGTTTAAGGACAAGGTGAGAATATGGTAAATGGACGTAGAAGAAGAAATCAGGATAATCCTGAAGAAATCAAAAAGATTATTGGAAAAATCAGTGCAGTAGACATGTTGAAAAATCTAAGCGCTAAAGAATTTGCTGATGAGGGAGGTTATGCTGATATAATAGCTAAAAACAGCAGCTCACTCAATACCACCCAGCTAAGGAAATTTTTTGGTGCAATAAGAGACCTTGAAAAGAAAAAAGAGTGGAAAGCAATAGAAACTGAGTTTTATCTTTTAAAACCAAAACTAGCCTATGCAGTGGGTAGAGACCTTATTAAAAAACCATTTTACAATTTTATGATGGTTTGTATGGGAAAAGTTGATTTAGGAACAGAAGAAGAAAAGATAGAAAATTTTAAAACAATGGTAAATTTTTTAGAGGCAGTGGTAGCATATCACAAATTTTATAATCCTAAATCCGGGTGAGAACATGTTTAAAGAAAATTATGTTATTTCAGGCGAAATTGTATGTGAAACAGGTATGCATATAGGTGGTGCAAAGGAATCAGTAGAAATTGGAGGCATTGACAGTATTGTAATCAGAGATTCTATATCCAATCTACCTTATATACCTGGATCATCCATTAAAGGAAAGATGAGGTCATTGATGGAACTGAACAGTAATGAGGCAAGTCAAAATATCATTGCATCCAGAGGTCAGGTATGCAAATGCGGTAAATGTTTACCCTGTCATATATTTGGCATCTCTGCTGATGAAGTGGATGGAGGGCAATTGCAGGGACCTACCAGAATTATAGTACGGGACTCATTCCCTACATCAAAAACCATTGAAAAATGGGCAGAAACTGATGATGTGGTGAGTGGAGCAGAGGTAAAATATGAAAATACTCTTAATCGAATTACATCTGAAGCAAAACCCAGAAATCAGGAAAGGGTTCCTAAAGATTCAAGTTTCAATTTTGAAATTATAT encodes:
- the csm2 gene encoding type III-A CRISPR-associated protein Csm2, which translates into the protein MVNGRRRRNQDNPEEIKKIIGKISAVDMLKNLSAKEFADEGGYADIIAKNSSSLNTTQLRKFFGAIRDLEKKKEWKAIETEFYLLKPKLAYAVGRDLIKKPFYNFMMVCMGKVDLGTEEEKIENFKTMVNFLEAVVAYHKFYNPKSG
- the csm3 gene encoding type III-A CRISPR-associated RAMP protein Csm3, which produces MFKENYVISGEIVCETGMHIGGAKESVEIGGIDSIVIRDSISNLPYIPGSSIKGKMRSLMELNSNEASQNIIASRGQVCKCGKCLPCHIFGISADEVDGGQLQGPTRIIVRDSFPTSKTIEKWAETDDVVSGAEVKYENTLNRITSEAKPRNQERVPKDSSFNFEII